TATCCCGGTATAACATCGGGATTGTTCTTCAAGATTCCGAGGCTCTCCACAAACAATGCAGTCTCATCTTTTGTTCTGGTTCTCTTTAAATTTGTATTACCCATGCGAGTAATTGAACCGCGATTTATCTCATCACCAGTAGAATCTTCGCTGGGAACAAGACCAAGAAATGAACCTATTTGATCATAACGATAAAGATGTCGCCAATTGCCAATTCGTGCTATAGGTTGACTGGCAGTTATGAAACCTATACCAGGAATACTTGTTAACAGTCCTAAAACGTCCAAGATGAAATCGTATTACTTCAGAACATTGTTTAGAATATAAAAGTTCTTTGAGTTTATAAATAGTATCCAGACTCCATTTATTTTCATCACTGGAAAAAAAATTCCATTTACCAGAAGAAGTGATTTTATACGTGCTTTGGTAGCTTTTGATTGTTGAACAAATGTATCACGCAATCTAACAAGATGCCTGAGTTCTCTGTAAGCTCCATCAGGTACATGTATGGGTTTCAAAAATATTTTTGACTACTCAACTCGTCATATAAGCCAAA
The genomic region above belongs to Elusimicrobiota bacterium and contains:
- a CDS encoding transposase, with the translated sequence MDVLGLLTSIPGIGFITASQPIARIGNWRHLYRYDQIGSFLGLVPSEDSTGDEINRGSITRMGNTNLKRTRTKDETALFVESLGILKNNPDVIPG